One genomic window of Silurus meridionalis isolate SWU-2019-XX chromosome 22, ASM1480568v1, whole genome shotgun sequence includes the following:
- the galr2b gene encoding galanin receptor 2b isoform X2 produces the protein MSDHEDLSKAMGHWNASDNYQLNAASVIVSVVFSLIFLLGTVGNSLVLAVLLRSGQLSYNTTNLFILNLSVADFFFIIFCVPFQATIYSLEGWVFGSFMCKVVHFFINLTIYLAIRYPLRSRELRTPCNAVVAMVIIWGLSLVFAGPYLSYYDLIDFENSNVCVPGWEEYNRKVLDTCTFVFGYVIPVLIVSLSYTRTIKYLWTAVDPLDGMSESKRAKRKVTKMIIIVTVLFCICWLPYHVVILCYLYGDFPFNQTTYAFRLLSHCMAYANSCLNPIVYALVSKHFRKGFKKVFSCILSKKGRNKVHVVQLANTVPGFEAASTEVSHMNEENGRPNEREMADRPLTESQEATMNKTLPCQKQP, from the exons ATGTCTGACCATGAGGATCTGAGCAAAGCTATGGGCCATTGGAACGCCTCAGACAACTACCAGCTGAATGCAGCTAGCGTTATTGTGTCCGTAGTGTTTTCACTCATCTTCCTGCTGGGCACTGTGGGGAACAGCCTGGTGCTTGCTGTTCTTCTACGCAGCGGACAGCTCAGCTACAACACCACCAACCTGTTCATCCTCAACCTCAGCGTGGCTGacttcttcttcatcattttCTGCGTGCCTTTCCAGGCAACCATCTACTCACTGGAGGGCTGGGTATTTGGCTCCTTCATGTGCAAAGTGGTGCACTTCTTCATCAACCTTACCAT ATATTTGGCCATTCGTTACCCACTGCGCTCAAGAGAATTACGAACACCCTGTAATGCGGTTGTTGCCATGGTGATCATTTGGGGTCTGTCTCTTGTCTTTGCCGGCCCATACTTGAGCTATTATGACCTGATTGATTTTGAAAACAGCAACGTTTGTGTTCCTGGTTGGGAGGAATACAACCGCAAAGTGCTGGATACCTGCACGTTTGTGTTTGGCTATGTCATCCCCGTGCTCATCGTCAGCCTGTCTTATACACGCACTATTAAGTATCTCTGGACAGCTGTGGACCCACTGGATGGCATGTCCGAATCTAAGCGAGCCAAACGAAAAGTCACCAAGATGATCATAATCGTGACAGTgctgttttgcatttgttgGCTTCCCTACCACGTGGTCATCCTGTGCTACTTGTATGGCGATTTCCCCTTCAACCAGACCACTTACGCATTTAGGCTGCTCTCACACTGCATGGCCTATGCCAATTCCTGCCTTAATCCCATTGTCTATGCACTGGTTTCCAAGCACTTCCGCAAGGGCTTTAAGAAGGTGTTCAGCTGCATTCTTAGCAAAAAGGGCCGCAACAAGGTGCACGTGGTGCAACTGGCTAACACTGTGCCTGGCTTTGAAGCTGCCTCCACCGAAGTATCACATATGAACGAAGAGAACGGCAGACCGAATGAGCGCGAGATGGCTGACCGCCCCCTTACAGAGTCACAGGAGGCCACCATGAACAAAACATTACCTTGTCAGAAGCAACCATAA
- the galr2b gene encoding galanin receptor 2b isoform X1, which produces MSDHEDLSKAMGHWNASDNYQLNAASVIVSVVFSLIFLLGTVGNSLVLAVLLRSGQLSYNTTNLFILNLSVADFFFIIFCVPFQATIYSLEGWVFGSFMCKVVHFFINLTMYASSFTLAAVSVDRYLAIRYPLRSRELRTPCNAVVAMVIIWGLSLVFAGPYLSYYDLIDFENSNVCVPGWEEYNRKVLDTCTFVFGYVIPVLIVSLSYTRTIKYLWTAVDPLDGMSESKRAKRKVTKMIIIVTVLFCICWLPYHVVILCYLYGDFPFNQTTYAFRLLSHCMAYANSCLNPIVYALVSKHFRKGFKKVFSCILSKKGRNKVHVVQLANTVPGFEAASTEVSHMNEENGRPNEREMADRPLTESQEATMNKTLPCQKQP; this is translated from the exons ATGTCTGACCATGAGGATCTGAGCAAAGCTATGGGCCATTGGAACGCCTCAGACAACTACCAGCTGAATGCAGCTAGCGTTATTGTGTCCGTAGTGTTTTCACTCATCTTCCTGCTGGGCACTGTGGGGAACAGCCTGGTGCTTGCTGTTCTTCTACGCAGCGGACAGCTCAGCTACAACACCACCAACCTGTTCATCCTCAACCTCAGCGTGGCTGacttcttcttcatcattttCTGCGTGCCTTTCCAGGCAACCATCTACTCACTGGAGGGCTGGGTATTTGGCTCCTTCATGTGCAAAGTGGTGCACTTCTTCATCAACCTTACCATGTACGCTAGTAGCTTCACCCTTGCTGCTGTCTCTGTTGATAG ATATTTGGCCATTCGTTACCCACTGCGCTCAAGAGAATTACGAACACCCTGTAATGCGGTTGTTGCCATGGTGATCATTTGGGGTCTGTCTCTTGTCTTTGCCGGCCCATACTTGAGCTATTATGACCTGATTGATTTTGAAAACAGCAACGTTTGTGTTCCTGGTTGGGAGGAATACAACCGCAAAGTGCTGGATACCTGCACGTTTGTGTTTGGCTATGTCATCCCCGTGCTCATCGTCAGCCTGTCTTATACACGCACTATTAAGTATCTCTGGACAGCTGTGGACCCACTGGATGGCATGTCCGAATCTAAGCGAGCCAAACGAAAAGTCACCAAGATGATCATAATCGTGACAGTgctgttttgcatttgttgGCTTCCCTACCACGTGGTCATCCTGTGCTACTTGTATGGCGATTTCCCCTTCAACCAGACCACTTACGCATTTAGGCTGCTCTCACACTGCATGGCCTATGCCAATTCCTGCCTTAATCCCATTGTCTATGCACTGGTTTCCAAGCACTTCCGCAAGGGCTTTAAGAAGGTGTTCAGCTGCATTCTTAGCAAAAAGGGCCGCAACAAGGTGCACGTGGTGCAACTGGCTAACACTGTGCCTGGCTTTGAAGCTGCCTCCACCGAAGTATCACATATGAACGAAGAGAACGGCAGACCGAATGAGCGCGAGATGGCTGACCGCCCCCTTACAGAGTCACAGGAGGCCACCATGAACAAAACATTACCTTGTCAGAAGCAACCATAA